From the Carya illinoinensis cultivar Pawnee chromosome 4, C.illinoinensisPawnee_v1, whole genome shotgun sequence genome, one window contains:
- the LOC122308315 gene encoding pentatricopeptide repeat-containing protein At4g39952, mitochondrial isoform X2, which yields MLGIKLKPTHLYKRLPSALLFSTTSASNYLNCRLNFFLSQQTSTFQFLLQAHNLVITSGNSNNLFIASKLISLYASLNEPISSTKVFDSLCSKDTFLWNSVIKSQFSNGNYSQALDFYLQMRASDTPLDQFTIPMVVSTCAELMLLYHGKNIHGLALKLGLFTGNSAVGSSFVYMYSKCARMEDAWFMFDEICVRDVIGWTALVIGYVQNGESEKGLECLCEMHRIGGDGERLTFRTLEGGFQACRKLDAIVEGRCLHSLAVKTGIGCSQAVQSSLLSMYSKCGNPEEAYLSFCEEMDKDLLSWTLIIGIYSRFGLMTECLSLFPEMQENDICPDGILISSVLLGFSNSTSVFEGKAFHGLIIRRHYGLDEKVHNALLSMYCKWGQLTLAEKLFGRVPEPNRDCWNTMIFHYGKMGLEARCIELFKEMQYHGIQPDSNSFVPVVSLCSHTGATYLGLSLHCYIIKCSLDENRLVTNSLIDMYGRSGNLNIAWKIFCRTQRDIVTWNTLISSYAHSGHYTEAVALFDKMTSENVKPDSATLVTIILSCSHLASLEKGEGIHRYIEEREIEFNICLATTLVDMYVKCGQLEKARKLFNSMKERDVISWNVMISGYGMHGYAKYAIDIFQEMENSNVKPNGLTFLAVLSACVHGGLVEEGKCLFNRMQDYSIKANMKHYACMVDLLGRSVSSIEESKYRIGS from the exons ATGCTTGGCATAAAGCTAAAACCCACCCACCTTTACAAACGCCTTCCCTCCGCTCTTCTATTCTCCACAACTTCAGCTTCCAACTATCTTAATTGTCGCCTCAACTTCTTCCTCTCCCAACAAACATCAACCTTCCAATTTCTCCTTCAAGCCCATAATCTCGTCATAACAAGTGGCAACTCAAACAACCTCTTCATAGCATCGAAGCTCATCTCCCTCTATGCCTCTCTCAATGAACCCATTTCCTCCACCAAAGTGTTTGATTCGTTGTGTTCAAAAGATACGTTTCTTTGGAACTCCGTGATCAAATCCCAGTTCTCCAATGGAAATTACTCACAAGCACTTGATTTTTATCTCCAAATGCGAGCATCTGATACCCCACTCGACCAATTCACCATTCCGATGGTTGTTTCTACGTGCGCCGAGTTGATGCTGCTATATCATGGCAAGAACATTCATGGATTGGCTTTGAAATTGGGGCTCTTCACGGGGAATTCTGCTGTTGGATCTTCATTTGTGTACATGTATTCGAAGTGTGCTCGAATGGAGGATGCATGGTTCATGTTTGATGAAATTTGTGTTAGGGATGTGATTGGTTGGACCGCACTTGTGATTGGATATGTGCAGAATGGTGAGAGTGAGAAGGGTTTGGAGTGTCTTTGTGAGATGCACAGGATTGGTGGGGATGGTGAGAGACTGACTTTTAGAACATTGGAAGGCGGGTTTCAAGCTTGTAGGAAACTGGATGCTATTGTGGAAGGTAGATGCTTACACAGTTTAGCGGTAAAAACCGGAATTGGGTGTTCACAGGCTGTTCAATCTTCACTTTTATCAATGTATTCAAAGTGTGGGAACCCTGAAGAAGCTTACCTCTCCTTTTGTGAAGAAATGGATAAAGATCTTCTCTCGTGGACATTAATCATTGGTATTTATTCGAGATTTGGACTAATGACTGAGTGCCTAAGTTTGTTTCCGGAAATGCAGGAGAATGATATATGCCCTGATGGAATTCTTATTAGTTCTGTGCTTTTGGGGTTCAGTAATTCCACGAGTGTCTTTGAAGGAAAAGCCTTTCATGGATTAATCATAAGACGGCATTATGGATTGGATGAAAAGGTTCATAATGCATTACTGTCCATGTACTGCAAGTGGGGACAATTAACTCTTGCAGAGAAGCTCTTTGGTAGAGTACCTGAGCCTAATAGAGACTGTTGGAACACTATGATTTTTCACTATGGCAAGATGGGGCTGGAAGCAAGATGTATAGAATTGTTTAAAGAGATGCAATATCATGGCATTCAACCTGATTCAAACAGCTTTGTCCCCGTAGTTTCTTTGTGTTCCCATACAGGAGCAACATATCTTGGTCTTTCACTTCATTGCTATATAATCAAATGTTCACTGGATGAAAATAGATTGGTCACCAATTCACTCATAGACATGTATGGTAGAAGTGGCAATCTAAACATAGCCTGGAAAATATTTTGTCGTACACAGAGGGATATTGTCACATGGAACACTTTGATCTCATCTTACGCTCATAGTGGGCATTATACTGAGGCTGTagccttatttgataaaatgacTTCAGAGAACGTGAAGCCTGACTCAGCAACATTGGTAACAATTATTTTGAGTTGTTCTCATCTTGCATCTCTGGAGAAAGGAGAAGGTATTCACCGTTACATTGAAGAAAGAGagattgagtttaatatatgcCTTGCCACTACATTGGTTGATATGTATGTGAAATGTGGGCAGCTTGAGAAAGCAAGAAAGTTGTTCAACTCAATGAAAGAGAGGGATGTTATATCGTGGAATGTGATGATCTCAGGTTATGGAATGCACGGATATGCAAAATATGCTATTGATATATTTCAAGAGATGGAGAATTCAAATGTTAAACCAAATGGACTCACCTTCCTTGCCGTTCTCTCAGCTTGTGTTCATGGAGGGCTTGTTGAAGAAGGGAAGTGTCTGTTTAATAGGATGCAAGACTATTCCATAAAAGCCAACATGAAGCATTATGCATGTATGGTAGATCTTCTAGGCAGGTCAG TGTCAAGTATCGAGGAAAGCAAATATCGGATTGGCAGTTAA
- the LOC122308315 gene encoding pentatricopeptide repeat-containing protein At4g39952, mitochondrial isoform X1: protein MLGIKLKPTHLYKRLPSALLFSTTSASNYLNCRLNFFLSQQTSTFQFLLQAHNLVITSGNSNNLFIASKLISLYASLNEPISSTKVFDSLCSKDTFLWNSVIKSQFSNGNYSQALDFYLQMRASDTPLDQFTIPMVVSTCAELMLLYHGKNIHGLALKLGLFTGNSAVGSSFVYMYSKCARMEDAWFMFDEICVRDVIGWTALVIGYVQNGESEKGLECLCEMHRIGGDGERLTFRTLEGGFQACRKLDAIVEGRCLHSLAVKTGIGCSQAVQSSLLSMYSKCGNPEEAYLSFCEEMDKDLLSWTLIIGIYSRFGLMTECLSLFPEMQENDICPDGILISSVLLGFSNSTSVFEGKAFHGLIIRRHYGLDEKVHNALLSMYCKWGQLTLAEKLFGRVPEPNRDCWNTMIFHYGKMGLEARCIELFKEMQYHGIQPDSNSFVPVVSLCSHTGATYLGLSLHCYIIKCSLDENRLVTNSLIDMYGRSGNLNIAWKIFCRTQRDIVTWNTLISSYAHSGHYTEAVALFDKMTSENVKPDSATLVTIILSCSHLASLEKGEGIHRYIEEREIEFNICLATTLVDMYVKCGQLEKARKLFNSMKERDVISWNVMISGYGMHGYAKYAIDIFQEMENSNVKPNGLTFLAVLSACVHGGLVEEGKCLFNRMQDYSIKANMKHYACMVDLLGRSGNLQEAETLVLSMPFSPDGEVWGTLLSSCKTHNEIEIGIRIAKHAIETDPTNDGYYIMMSNLYSSVGRWEEAERVREMMNERNVLKKAGWSTL from the coding sequence ATGCTTGGCATAAAGCTAAAACCCACCCACCTTTACAAACGCCTTCCCTCCGCTCTTCTATTCTCCACAACTTCAGCTTCCAACTATCTTAATTGTCGCCTCAACTTCTTCCTCTCCCAACAAACATCAACCTTCCAATTTCTCCTTCAAGCCCATAATCTCGTCATAACAAGTGGCAACTCAAACAACCTCTTCATAGCATCGAAGCTCATCTCCCTCTATGCCTCTCTCAATGAACCCATTTCCTCCACCAAAGTGTTTGATTCGTTGTGTTCAAAAGATACGTTTCTTTGGAACTCCGTGATCAAATCCCAGTTCTCCAATGGAAATTACTCACAAGCACTTGATTTTTATCTCCAAATGCGAGCATCTGATACCCCACTCGACCAATTCACCATTCCGATGGTTGTTTCTACGTGCGCCGAGTTGATGCTGCTATATCATGGCAAGAACATTCATGGATTGGCTTTGAAATTGGGGCTCTTCACGGGGAATTCTGCTGTTGGATCTTCATTTGTGTACATGTATTCGAAGTGTGCTCGAATGGAGGATGCATGGTTCATGTTTGATGAAATTTGTGTTAGGGATGTGATTGGTTGGACCGCACTTGTGATTGGATATGTGCAGAATGGTGAGAGTGAGAAGGGTTTGGAGTGTCTTTGTGAGATGCACAGGATTGGTGGGGATGGTGAGAGACTGACTTTTAGAACATTGGAAGGCGGGTTTCAAGCTTGTAGGAAACTGGATGCTATTGTGGAAGGTAGATGCTTACACAGTTTAGCGGTAAAAACCGGAATTGGGTGTTCACAGGCTGTTCAATCTTCACTTTTATCAATGTATTCAAAGTGTGGGAACCCTGAAGAAGCTTACCTCTCCTTTTGTGAAGAAATGGATAAAGATCTTCTCTCGTGGACATTAATCATTGGTATTTATTCGAGATTTGGACTAATGACTGAGTGCCTAAGTTTGTTTCCGGAAATGCAGGAGAATGATATATGCCCTGATGGAATTCTTATTAGTTCTGTGCTTTTGGGGTTCAGTAATTCCACGAGTGTCTTTGAAGGAAAAGCCTTTCATGGATTAATCATAAGACGGCATTATGGATTGGATGAAAAGGTTCATAATGCATTACTGTCCATGTACTGCAAGTGGGGACAATTAACTCTTGCAGAGAAGCTCTTTGGTAGAGTACCTGAGCCTAATAGAGACTGTTGGAACACTATGATTTTTCACTATGGCAAGATGGGGCTGGAAGCAAGATGTATAGAATTGTTTAAAGAGATGCAATATCATGGCATTCAACCTGATTCAAACAGCTTTGTCCCCGTAGTTTCTTTGTGTTCCCATACAGGAGCAACATATCTTGGTCTTTCACTTCATTGCTATATAATCAAATGTTCACTGGATGAAAATAGATTGGTCACCAATTCACTCATAGACATGTATGGTAGAAGTGGCAATCTAAACATAGCCTGGAAAATATTTTGTCGTACACAGAGGGATATTGTCACATGGAACACTTTGATCTCATCTTACGCTCATAGTGGGCATTATACTGAGGCTGTagccttatttgataaaatgacTTCAGAGAACGTGAAGCCTGACTCAGCAACATTGGTAACAATTATTTTGAGTTGTTCTCATCTTGCATCTCTGGAGAAAGGAGAAGGTATTCACCGTTACATTGAAGAAAGAGagattgagtttaatatatgcCTTGCCACTACATTGGTTGATATGTATGTGAAATGTGGGCAGCTTGAGAAAGCAAGAAAGTTGTTCAACTCAATGAAAGAGAGGGATGTTATATCGTGGAATGTGATGATCTCAGGTTATGGAATGCACGGATATGCAAAATATGCTATTGATATATTTCAAGAGATGGAGAATTCAAATGTTAAACCAAATGGACTCACCTTCCTTGCCGTTCTCTCAGCTTGTGTTCATGGAGGGCTTGTTGAAGAAGGGAAGTGTCTGTTTAATAGGATGCAAGACTATTCCATAAAAGCCAACATGAAGCATTATGCATGTATGGTAGATCTTCTAGGCAGGTCAGGTAATCTACAAGAAGCTGAGACTTTGGTTCTTTCAATGCCGTTTTCTCCTGATGGTGAGGTTTGGGGGACTTTGCTAAGTTCTTGTAAAACTCACAATGAAATTGAGATAGGAATAAGGATAGCCAAGCATGCCATTGAGACTGACCCAACAAATGATGGGTACTATATAATGATGTCGAACTTGTATAGTTCTGTTGGGAGGTGGGAGGAGGCAGAAAGGGTGAGAGAAATGATGAATGAAAGGAATGTGTTGAAGAAAGCTGGCTGGAGTACACTCTAA